A window of the Brassica napus cultivar Da-Ae chromosome C5, Da-Ae, whole genome shotgun sequence genome harbors these coding sequences:
- the LOC111206178 gene encoding uncharacterized protein LOC111206178, whose translation HYSIYIENGASEGDLYTLSQERTESLRSFIGRFKTIVSRVKVPDKKATTALINTLWYESKLREDLKKKKKQMLEDALDRSNLFIELEEDKEAMAKKHATTKTTITKDKAKEECRESRHRSESERKREEGDRKTHNFHVSDTQRPPRLPWNKWSREDDPTRYCEFHKRNGHSTMECRHLQEYLLRKYQRGEIKPSDNEGTRTDAETEGIITEGRHQRENQPVRIVK comes from the coding sequence CACTACTCGATATACATCGAAAATGGGGCGTCGGAAGGAGATCTCTATACCCTCTCCCAAGAACGAACCGAATCCCTCAGGAGCTTCATTGGAAGATTCAAAACAATAGTATCCCGCGTGAAAGTACCAGATAAAAAAGCTACCACGGCCCTGATCAACACATTATGGTATGAGTCAAAGTTGCGCGAAgacctcaaaaaaaaaaaaaaacaaatgctcGAAGACGCACTGGACCGATCTAACCTATTCATCGAACTAGAGGAAGATAAGGAGGCCATGGCAAAAAAACATGCAACCACCAAAACAACCATAACAAAAGACAAGGCGAAAGAAGAATGCCGCGAGTCGCGACATCGATCGGAAAGCGAAAGAAAGAGGGAAGAAGGGGATCGAAAGACACATAATTTCCATGTCAGCGACACACAACGACCACCAAGATTACCCTGGAACAAGTGGTCCCGAGAAGACGACCCGACGAGGTATTGCGAGTTCCACAAAAGAAACGGACACTCAACGATGGAGTGCAGACATTTGCAAGAATACCTACTCAGGAAATACCAGAGGGGCGAAATCAAACCATCAGACAACGAGGGAACCAGAACCGACGCCGAAACCGAAGGGATAATTACCGAAGGACGTCACCAAAGAGAGAACCAACCCGTACGTATCGTGAAATAA
- the LOC111206180 gene encoding uncharacterized protein LOC111206180: MNEGEAIESYVDRVTVILEDMSRLNRVKSKYEVNMKVLSSLKMPYKIAAPCLEENAEIMENMPLESLPDFFDFYDFVSEEVCLLMVKGVSLDSKRGKWCGMCKKRNHNEEDCYYNPRNGSSSGARRGKCFQCGERGHYARDCKGKNQEQQVEEVEVEYLMHAEEALGDGTCDEDVWMVHPCGTTNHMTPNDKYFSALDRAHKAYVGLSDGKVLRVEGRGDVKIVMKDGKKKKTMKNVLFVPGLKENVLSLDQLTARGYSARMEPKKCTFHDRTGAVFGEPVWDERGPALRLNVVEEGNLTS; the protein is encoded by the coding sequence ATGAATGAAGGAGAGGCGATTGAATCCTACGTTGATAGAGTTACGGTGATCCTCGAAGATATGAGTCGTTTGAACAGAGTGAAATCCAAGTACGAGGTTAACATGAAGGTGCTGAGTTCGCTCAAGATGCCGTATAAGATCGCAGCCCCGTGTTTGGAAGAGAACGCGGAGATTATGGAGAACATGCCTCTTGAAAGTCTTCCtgattttttcgatttttatgattttgtatCCGAGGAGGTTTGCCTTCTGATGGTGAAGGGTGTGAGTCTTGACTCGAAGCGTGGCAAGTGGTGTGGTATGTGCAAGAAGAGGAACCACAACGAGGAGGATTGTTATTACAACCCTAGAAACGGGAGTTCGAGTGGAGCAAGGCGTGGTAAGTGCTTTCAGTGTGGAGAACGAGGGCACTATGCGAGAGACTGCAAGGGAAAGAATCAGGAGCAGCAAGTGGAGGAAGTTGAAGTTGAGTACTTGATGCACGCAGAGGAAGCTTTAGGTGATGGAACTTGTGATGAGGATGTGTGGATGGTACACCCCTGTGGTACCACGAACCATATGACTCCAAACGACAAGTACTTCTCTGCTTTAGACAGAGCACATAAAGCGTATGTTGGATTATCAGACGGAAAAGTTCTCAGAGTGGAAGGAAGAGGAGATGTGAAGATTGTGATGAAGgatgggaagaagaagaagacgatgaagaaCGTGCTTTTCGTTCCTGGGTTGAAAGAAAACGTGCTGAGTCTTGATCAGTTGACCGCAAGAGGCTATTCAGCAAGAATGGAACCAAAGAAATGCACCTTCCACGACCGAACTGGGGCGGTGTTTGGGGAGCCTGTGTGGGATGAGAGAGGACCAGCTCTGCGTTTGAATGTGGTTGAAGAAGGTAATCTCACCTCTTAG
- the LOC111206179 gene encoding uncharacterized protein LOC111206179, whose product MAAANAQDGVSDDLNYETWAPTAKTTLVEKGLWDVVENGLSPDPTKIPELAATIKVADLAHWRNRVMRDIKALKILQASLPDSSFRKTITAASAKELWDSLEKGNEEAKLRRLENQFEELSMCEKESIVSYFARVSRIVEELQKSDYEVVKKVLGSLSGSYKEAAPVIEELMDLKTMNLESLAEFFRRFDAMPDEYVHQEIKRNRLKAMFGIGKWCDVCYKEDHNLEECHSIPKEGDWGVKQGIYGRHCFRRAGTEAQNQTELVVDYILLAKLELGAFTYDEDMWMIYGHATSNMTPHEKLFTSLDRTQKAKVGLVDGTVIVAEGRGDVKIVMKGGKKKTTTIRDVLFVPRGINRNVLSVPLMTSRGCSFKPGERGECVVRDKTGAVFGDTTWDERGLSIRMQVVKANISS is encoded by the coding sequence ATGGCGGCGGCGAATGCACAAGACGGTGTTTCCGATGACCTAAACTACGAAACGTGGGCTCCCACCGCGAAAACAACACTCGTGGAGAAAGGTCTCTGGGACGTTGTTGAAAACGGACTCTCTCCCGATCCTACGAAGATTCCAGAGTTAGCGGCGACGATCAAAGTCGCGGATCTCGCTCACTGGAGAAACCGCGTGATGAGAGACATCAAAGCGCTGAAGATACTGCAAGCCTCTCTCCCGGATTCGTCTTTCAGGAAGACCATCACGGCTGCTTCGGCCAAGGAGCTTTGGGATTCGCTCGAGAAAGGTAACGAAGAAGCGAAACTCCGTAGGCTAGAGAACCAATTCGAGGAACTTAGCATGTGCGAAAAGGAATCGATCGTTTCCTACTTCGCTAGGGTTTCGAGAATCGTTGAAGAGTTGCAGAAATCTGATTACGAGGTTGTGAAGAAGGTTTTGGGATCGCTCTCGGGGTCGTACAAGGAAGCTGCTCCTGTGATTGAAGAGCTAATGGATCTGAAGACGATGAATCTCGAGAGCCTCGCTGAGTTTTTTCGTAGATTTGATGCGATGCCAGATGAATATGTTCATCAAGAGATTAAGCGAAACAGGCTTAAAGCTATGTTTGGTATTGGCAAATGGTGTGACGTGTGCTACAAGGAAGATCATAACCTTGAAGAGTGTCATTCCATCCCTAAGGAAGGGGACTGGGGTGTTAAACAAGGGATTTATGGAAGACACTGCTTCAGACGGGCCGGGACTGAAGCTCAGAATCAGACAGAACTGGTAGTTGACTACATATTGCTGGCGAAGTTAGAGTTGGGTGCCTTCACATACGATGAGGATATGTGGATGATATACGGCCACGCCACGAGCAACATGACTCCGCATGAGAAGCTTTTCACCAGTCTAGACAGAACGCAGAAGGCTAAGGTTGGTTTGGTGGACGGAACTGTTATCGTGGCGGAAGGAAGAGGAGATGTGAAGATTGTGATGAAGGgagggaagaagaagacgacgacgaTCAGGGATGTGCTTTTTGTTCCACGTGGGATCAACAGAAACGTGTTGAGTGTTCCTCTGATGACATCGAGAGGCTGTTCGTTCAAACCTGGAGAGAGAGGTGAATGCGTTGTTCGTGATAAGACGGGAGCTGTGTTTGGGGATACTACGTGGGATGAGAGAGGTTTGTCTATACGTATGCAGGTGGTTAAAGCCAATATCTCCTCTTAG
- the LOC106401968 gene encoding photosystem II 5 kDa protein, chloroplastic, whose protein sequence is MASMTMTATFLPAVAKLPSTTGGRRLSVIRASTSDNTTSLQVKETQNSTTMRRDLMFTAAAAAVCSLAKVAMADEEEPKRGTDAAKKKYAQVCVTMPTAKICRY, encoded by the coding sequence ATGGCATCGATGACCATGACAGCCACATTCCTCCCTGCCGTCGCTAAGCTCCCCTCAACCACCGGCGGACGAAGGCTCTCGGTGATCAGAGCTTCAACGAGCGACAACACAACCAGCTTACAAGTCAAGGAGACACAGAACAGCACCACGATGAGGAGGGATCTCATGTTCACAGCTGCTGCTGCGGCCGTTTGTTCCTTGGCTAAGGTAGCCATGGCAGACGAGGAGGAGCCCAAACGAGGGACAGATGCAGCTAAGAAGAAGTACGCTCAAGTTTGTGTCACAATGCCGACAGCCAAGATCTGTCGCTACTGA